From the Danaus plexippus chromosome 5, MEX_DaPlex, whole genome shotgun sequence genome, one window contains:
- the LOC116769341 gene encoding uncharacterized protein LOC116769341 isoform X2, whose protein sequence is MHFSDNGFVVVCLIIGFFVVYSKNEKEEEIDKYDDFSEDIYSFVVLIDIVFTDSSKKTCTGTIIHDNVVITAAHCLKILDEIHVQAELTASFVVLGTKKMFEAGYEQYLPIERVIIHPNYSVWTADLALIHTFAGMMSDKPGRIVPLANEKTNTPVLSDVIVFSWNPYKLNDATSSLTEKKENIWDKKKTDHLENNTDYDDISKVTSLLTFDSSNEAEETTRLRTVSTANTLFDNKKRLKQRRKRIKMKLKQNTMDDEEQITYNPKESSLEARSRYRHENIRYSHSNIKHFNSKTEQLSWEKQKDNFERVSIKERITQRNRYTKKPFGVMPYHKNDWRRKIGDQQNKLTAEVFGFVNTQTCKKIIEKAIPSSNEIKNFNEVLCYSSEDHFITEANSGAPAMRRGYLVAVTIAGVDFEGERVAIGIKISCFCSWISENIPKSGTSLVCCKNCCEKKEDIDYNSQYIKRKASN, encoded by the exons aTGCATTTCTCCGATAACGGGTTTGTGGTTGTTTGTCTAATAATAGGATTTTTTGTGGTGTAtagtaaaaatgaaaaag AGGAGGAGATTGACAAATACGACGATTTTTCAGAGGACATATATTCATTTGTGGTTCTAATTGA TATTGTGTTCACAGATTCCTCGAAAAAAACATGCACTGGAACTATTATTCACGATAATGTTGTGATAACAGCAGCGCATTGCCT CAAAATACTGGATGAAATTCATGTACAAGCTGAGCTTACTGCATCGTTTGTCGTCCTAGGGACCAAAAAAATGTTCGAAGCGGGATACGAACAATACCTGCCCATTGAAAGAGTTATAATCCATCCAAACTATAGCGTTTGGACCGCTGACTTGGCTCTTATACATACCTTCGCAGGAATGATGTCCGATAAACCCGGACGTATTGTCCCATTGGCGAATGAAAAGACAAATACACCAGTTCTATCGGATGTAATAGTTTTTAGCTGGAATCCTTACAAGTTGAATGAT GCGACATCTTCCTTAACGgagaaaaaggaaaatatatggGATAAAAAAAAGACTGATCATTTG GAAAACAATACGGATTATGATGACATATCTAAAGTTACCTCTCTACTGACGTTTGATTCTTCAAACGAAGCAGAAGAA ACTACTCGATTGCGAACAGTTTCAACTGCAAACACAttatttgataacaaaaaaagattGAAACAGCGTcgaaaaagaattaaaatgaaattaaaacaaaacacaatGGATGATGAAGAGCAAATCACGTATAATCCTAAGGAGTCGTCGTTGGAAGCACgttct AGATATCGTCACGAAAATATAAGGTACAGTCACAGTAACATAAAACACTTTAACAGTAAGACTGAACAATTAAGTTGGGAAAAGCAGAAG GATAATTTTGAAAGAGTCTCCATAAAAGAGCGTATAACTCAAAGGAACAGATATACAAAGAAACCTTTTGGTGTTATGCCGTACCATAAAAATGATTGGAGAAGGAAAATAGGGGATCAA caaaACAAACTTACTGCTGAAGTCTTTGGATTTGTCAACACACaaacttgtaaaaaaataatagaaaaggCCATTCCTTCTTCCAATGAAATAA AAAATTTCAATGAAGTCCTGTGCTACTCTAGTGAGGATCACTTTATTACTGAG GCGAACTCTGGAGCACCAGCTATGCGTCGCGGTTATTTGGTTGCTGTGACAATTGCCGGAGTTGATTTTGAAGGAGAGAGGGTCGctattggaataaaaatttcttgttTCTGTTCTTGGATATCAGAAAATATTcc TAAAAGTGGCACCAGTTTGGTATGCTGTAAGAACTGTTGCGAAAAAAAAGAAGACATTGATTACAACAGCCAATATATTAAACGAAAAGCAAGCAACTGa
- the LOC116769341 gene encoding uncharacterized protein LOC116769341 isoform X1 has protein sequence MHFSDNGFVVVCLIIGFFVVYSKNEKGREEEIDKYDDFSEDIYSFVVLIDIVFTDSSKKTCTGTIIHDNVVITAAHCLKILDEIHVQAELTASFVVLGTKKMFEAGYEQYLPIERVIIHPNYSVWTADLALIHTFAGMMSDKPGRIVPLANEKTNTPVLSDVIVFSWNPYKLNDATSSLTEKKENIWDKKKTDHLENNTDYDDISKVTSLLTFDSSNEAEETTRLRTVSTANTLFDNKKRLKQRRKRIKMKLKQNTMDDEEQITYNPKESSLEARSRYRHENIRYSHSNIKHFNSKTEQLSWEKQKDNFERVSIKERITQRNRYTKKPFGVMPYHKNDWRRKIGDQQNKLTAEVFGFVNTQTCKKIIEKAIPSSNEIKNFNEVLCYSSEDHFITEANSGAPAMRRGYLVAVTIAGVDFEGERVAIGIKISCFCSWISENIPKSGTSLVCCKNCCEKKEDIDYNSQYIKRKASN, from the exons aTGCATTTCTCCGATAACGGGTTTGTGGTTGTTTGTCTAATAATAGGATTTTTTGTGGTGTAtagtaaaaatgaaaaaggtAGAG AGGAGGAGATTGACAAATACGACGATTTTTCAGAGGACATATATTCATTTGTGGTTCTAATTGA TATTGTGTTCACAGATTCCTCGAAAAAAACATGCACTGGAACTATTATTCACGATAATGTTGTGATAACAGCAGCGCATTGCCT CAAAATACTGGATGAAATTCATGTACAAGCTGAGCTTACTGCATCGTTTGTCGTCCTAGGGACCAAAAAAATGTTCGAAGCGGGATACGAACAATACCTGCCCATTGAAAGAGTTATAATCCATCCAAACTATAGCGTTTGGACCGCTGACTTGGCTCTTATACATACCTTCGCAGGAATGATGTCCGATAAACCCGGACGTATTGTCCCATTGGCGAATGAAAAGACAAATACACCAGTTCTATCGGATGTAATAGTTTTTAGCTGGAATCCTTACAAGTTGAATGAT GCGACATCTTCCTTAACGgagaaaaaggaaaatatatggGATAAAAAAAAGACTGATCATTTG GAAAACAATACGGATTATGATGACATATCTAAAGTTACCTCTCTACTGACGTTTGATTCTTCAAACGAAGCAGAAGAA ACTACTCGATTGCGAACAGTTTCAACTGCAAACACAttatttgataacaaaaaaagattGAAACAGCGTcgaaaaagaattaaaatgaaattaaaacaaaacacaatGGATGATGAAGAGCAAATCACGTATAATCCTAAGGAGTCGTCGTTGGAAGCACgttct AGATATCGTCACGAAAATATAAGGTACAGTCACAGTAACATAAAACACTTTAACAGTAAGACTGAACAATTAAGTTGGGAAAAGCAGAAG GATAATTTTGAAAGAGTCTCCATAAAAGAGCGTATAACTCAAAGGAACAGATATACAAAGAAACCTTTTGGTGTTATGCCGTACCATAAAAATGATTGGAGAAGGAAAATAGGGGATCAA caaaACAAACTTACTGCTGAAGTCTTTGGATTTGTCAACACACaaacttgtaaaaaaataatagaaaaggCCATTCCTTCTTCCAATGAAATAA AAAATTTCAATGAAGTCCTGTGCTACTCTAGTGAGGATCACTTTATTACTGAG GCGAACTCTGGAGCACCAGCTATGCGTCGCGGTTATTTGGTTGCTGTGACAATTGCCGGAGTTGATTTTGAAGGAGAGAGGGTCGctattggaataaaaatttcttgttTCTGTTCTTGGATATCAGAAAATATTcc TAAAAGTGGCACCAGTTTGGTATGCTGTAAGAACTGTTGCGAAAAAAAAGAAGACATTGATTACAACAGCCAATATATTAAACGAAAAGCAAGCAACTGa